In Podarcis muralis chromosome 14, rPodMur119.hap1.1, whole genome shotgun sequence, one genomic interval encodes:
- the UBN1 gene encoding ubinuclein-1 isoform X1, whose product MTEPHRVQLTSLSGPLSTTLLKKPRREDITGTEHPPEAEPAAAAVRIALTLFEPDHKRCPEFFYPELLKNTRGKGKSSSTGEKKKDLADPFNDEEKERHKAEALARKLEEKYGGKKRRRDRVQDLIDMGYGYDESDSFIDNSEAVSSSGGLWFPTIKQYDELVPASLTTKYGGFYINSGTLQFRQASESEDDFIKEKKKKSPKKRKLKEGGEKMKKKKKDDSYEKEKKSKKSKFPKTGFTALNASKEKKKKKYSGAPSYKEMLKKFQKEKEAQKKRDEEPKLIVPSLAETPTPREVESLPDPLLSFFGHSSDNELLQAASAMDSLTDLDLEQLFNESPEESPFHDMEDGSDPLGMGLEQDIKQPLSLPEGLPGSLEKRIEELTQAARVAEGEGKHKFFNQEMNSILLDIELQTRELNSQVRSGVYAHLASFLPCNKDTLLKRARRLYAYEQGGRMKDPLQKLKEAIGRAMPEQMAKYQEECQAHTQAKFAKMLEEEKDKDQRERVCSDDEEDDDKGGKRIMGPRKKFQWIDEIRDLLCQAVKIKLDGYDREKNKAQSMEDYVKTFLDAEIKPLWPKGWMQSRTLFKESRRVHGHLTSIPTKKKVMAPPKVKGKESSCKPDKKSPLPVPLIHSSSGVTLSPESQGVAVGLSPQTRELLAMSSTPTPSSTAAPPTFSMDDSLDEDLIHNAASSLEAVSKELAVLNSRTGGSPDFTLPATPKVPLEKPPIQTTLEEKRSFSKPSPSPAPSPAGSSLQSPLNFLAEQALALGQSPPDKKTENSSYRELSCQAPPAKIPDAHQSKPKHHSLPRTVHGPQTSTPVQTPQVKVFPLSSQQQKNFSASPPFVKLQGPKIISPLPQRPPLHQQVKTPTKSPGFHSSSSSSSSTISPGSGSTHKTPNSSSLTLSYTGKHPSTPGSLGQSFKSPFVALSRHMAASSSSSTSSISTNQISSSSSTGNLLPGTSLPSPGQAPSRLSPSSMVKKALVSQKLTLVAPPGGPNVSSSGGTQGVAKLLTSSLKPAVVSSTATSTPVPKGASGAVLLTSSSSLNVLSPAYKPGNPKLPAPALSSTPLGIISPIHSFPLHVISFSSESSPKSGVSKDAIVTGPAPGTFHHGLGHSLLAGLPSSLRQAAPLPLSVLPAHLAHSLPDTSQLHGKGSNVQPRKL is encoded by the exons ATGACGGAACCCCACAGGGTCCAGCTCACCTCTCTGTCTGGTCCACTGAGCACCACTTTACTGAAAAAGCCTCGCCGAGAGGACATCACAGGAACAGAGCACCCCCCGGAAGCTGAACCTGCGGCTGCAGCAGTTCGCATTGCCCTCACCCTTTTTGAGCCAGATCACAAGCGCTGTCCAGAGTTCTTTTATCCAGAGCTGCTGAAGAATACACgagggaaagggaaaagcagTTCCACAGGAGAAAAA AAAAAAGACCTTGCCGATCCCTTCAATGATGAGGAAAAGGAGAGGCATAAAGCAGAGGCACTTGCCAGGAAGCTTGAAGAGAAATAT GGTGGAAAGAAGCGCAGGAGAGATCGTGTCCAGGACCTGATAGATATGGGATATGGATACGATGAATCCGATTCTTTCATTGATAATTCTGAAGCAGTGAGTAGCAGTGGAGGGCTCTGGTTCCCAACAATAAAGCAG TACGATGAGCTTGTTCCAGCATCTCTAACAACCAAGTATGGAGGCTTTTACATCAACTCTGGAACTCTACAGTTCCGGCAGGCTTCGGAGTCGGAGGATGACTttatcaaagagaaaaagaagaaatcacCTAAG AAACGAAAATTAAAAGAAGGAGGTgagaagatgaagaaaaagaagaaagatgaTTCTtatgagaaagaaaagaaatctaaAAAATCTAAGTTTCCCAAAACTGG TTTCACAGCCCTGAATGCAagcaaggaaaagaagaaaaagaaatactctGGAGCCCCGAGTTACAAGGAAATGCTGAAGAAGtttcaaaaggaaaaggaagctcaGAAGAAGCGGGACGAGGAGCCAAAGCTTATTGTCCCTTCTCTGGCTGAAACTCCAACACCACGGGAAGTGGAAAGCCTGCCCGACCCGCTCCTCTCTTTCTTTGGCCACAGCAGTGATAATGAGCTCCTTCAAGCTGCCTCTGCCATGGACTCCCTGACTGATCTTGATCTAGAACAGCTGTTCAATGAATCTCCAGAAGAAAGCCCTTTCCATGACATGGAAGATGGGAGTGACCCTCTTGGGATGGGTCTAGAGCAGGACATCaagcagcctctctccctccccgaAGGACTTCCAGGATCACTGGAGAAGCGCATTGAGGAACTGACACAG GCTGCCAGGGTGGCTGAAGGAGAAGGCAAACACAAGTTCTTCAACCAAGAAATGAATAGCATATTATTGGA TATAGAGCTGCAAACTCGGGAGTTGAACAGCCAGGTCCGCTCAGGGGTGTATGCTCACCTGGCCTCCTTCCTGCCTTGCAACAAAGACACCCTGCTCAAACGTGCCCGCCGGCTTTACGCCTATGAACAG GGAGGGCGGATGAAGGACCCTCTTCAAAAACTCAAGGAAGCCATTGGCAGGGCAATGCCAGAGCAGATGGCCAAATACCAGGAAGAGTGCCAAGCACACACCCAGGCCAAGTTTGCGAA GATGTTAGAAGAGGAAAAGGACAAGGACCAGAGAGAACGGGTTTGTTCAGATGACGAGGAAGATGACGATAAAGGAGGAAAGCGGATCATGGGACCTCGGAAGAAGTTTCAGTGGATTGATGAAATCAG GGATTTGCTCTGTCAGGCGGTGAAAATCAAGCTGGACGGATATGACCGTGAAAAGAACAAGGCTCAGTCAATGGAGGATTATGTGAAGACTTTCCTGGATGCAGAAATCAAGCCACTTTGGCCAAAGGGCTGGATGCAGTCCAG GACCCTCTTTAAAGAAAGCAGGCGAGTGCACGGTCACCTTACATCAATTCC AACAAAGAAGAAAGTCATGGCGCCTCCAAAGGTGAAAGGAAAG GAGTCGTCCTGTAAGCCAGATAAGAAGTCGCCCCTTCCTGTGCCCTTGATCCACTCAAGCAGCGGAGTTACGCTTTCTCCAGAGTCGCAGGGAGTTGCAGTTGGCCTCAGCCCTCAGACCAGGGAACTCTTGGCCATGAGTTCAACCCCAACTCCCAGCAGCACAGCTGCTCCTCCCACTTTCAGCATGGACGACTCTCTGGATGAGGACTTGATCCACAATGCTGCCTCGTCTTTGGAAGCTGTCTCCAAGGAACTGGCTGTTCTTAACAGCCGGACGGGGGGAAGCCCTGACTTCACCCTCCCCGCCACCCCAAAGGTGCCTTTGGAGAAACCCCCCATTCAGACCACATTGGAAGAGAAGAGGAGCTTCTCCAAGCCAAGCCCCTCACCTGCCCCGTCTCCAGCCGGCAGCTCTCTGCAGTCACCGCTCAACTTTCTGGCCGAACAGGCCTTGGCACTGGGCCAGTCTCCTCCGGACAAAAAGACAGAGAACTCCAGCTACAGAGAACTCTCCTGCCAGGCTCCCCCTGCCAAGATTCCGGATGCCCACCAGTCTAAGCCGAAGCATCACAGCCTGCCACGCACCGTTCATGGGCCCCAGACCTCGACCCCAGTCCAAACGCCCCAAGTGAAGGTGTTCCCCCTGAGCTCCCAGCAGCAGAAAAACTTTTCCGCATCCCCTCCCTTTGTCAAGCTGCAAGGTCCCAAGATCATCTCCCCTTTGCCCCAGCGGCCTCCTCTCCACCAGCAGGTCAAGACCCCCACCAAATCACCCGGTttccattcttcctcctcctcctcctcttcgacCATCTCCCCAGGGTCTGGCAGCACCCACAAGACCCCCAATTCCTCTTCTCTGACTCTGAGCTACACGGGGAAGCACCCCAGCACCCCTGGCTCCTTGGGGCAGTCGTTCAAGTCGCCTTTTGTGGCCTTGTCACGTCACATGGCAGCTTCTTCCAGCAGCTCCACGTCCAGCATATCCACAAAccaaatctcctcctcctcctccacgggGAACCTGCTCCCAGGCACATCGCTTCCTTCTCCTGGGCAGGCTCCCAGTCGCTTGTCGCCAAGTTCCATGGTGAAGAaggccctggtctcccagaagctGACCTTGGTTGCTCCACCGGGGGGTCCGAATGTCAGTTCAAGCGGAGGGACGCAAGGAGTGGCCAAGTTGCTGACCTCTTCTTTGAAGCCCGCTGTAGTTAGCAGCACTGCAACCTCAACGCCTGTGCCG aaAGGAGCCAGCGGAGCAGTCCTACTTACCAGTTCATCTTCCTTGAACGTCCTGTCTCCCGCTTACAAGCCCGGCAACCCGAAGCTGCCAGCACCAGCCCTGAGTTCCACCCCGCTAGGAATTATCTCACCAATCCATTCCTTCCCTCTTCATGTGATTTCCTTCAGCTCTGAATCGTCCCCCAAGTCAGGGGTGTCGAAGGACGCCATTGTCACAGGACCGGCCCCGGGGACTTTCCATCATGGCCTTGGCCACA GTCTTTTGGCTGGCTTGCCCTCCAGCCTGCGCCAGGCAGCGCCCCTCCCACTCTCAGTGCTGCCTGCCCATTTAGCACACAGCCTGCCAG ATACATCTCAGCTGCATGGTAAAGGGTCCAATGTACAGCCACGGAAATTGTGA